GCATGGCGATCGCACGATCGCCGACCTGCATGGTGATGTTGACGACGCGTTCTACGCCGCAGGCATCCATGATGCGCAATACCTCGGCAGGTTCCATGGAGTCGAGGTGATTGTGATAATCGATGACCGGAAACTTCGGCTTCAACGGCGTCCGCACCGGCGTCACCAGAGACGATCGCGGCTGAAACTCACCCAGTGGAAGATCGACACGCGCCACCGCGCTCACCATATCGACGAACTTGTCGCTGCCTGCCATGCTTCCTCCGATTTCTCACGCTCTGGAAATATGCTGCGCCAGAAATGCCTTCCGAAACTCCGTGTCGCGAAAGGCCTCAGTTCCACCGGGACGCTGCGTCGAGAGCGCTGCGGCGACATTCCCCATCGCCGCACAGATCGGCAACGGTTCCTCTGCCAGAAAGGCTTTCAGAAAACCTGCATTGAAGCTGTCCCCTGCACCGATCGTATCCACCGCGGCTACGGATATCGCCGGAATGTGCCAACACTGACTTCCCTGCCGCACGACCGAGCCTGAGCGCCCCTGCTTGACGGCAACCACTGGCACGCGCCGCGCGAGGCGGTCGATCGCCTCATCGAGATTGTCGCAGCGGGTCATGCGGAGAGCCTCATCGTCGTTCGGCAACAGCAAATCGATGGCGTCGAGCATACTGTCCAGAATGCTGCCCCATTGATCATCCGGGTCGTCGTTAGTATCGAGCGAAACCGTGCAACCCGAGGCGCGCAGATCGCGGCAAAGCTCGGGCAGCCCGGCATGCAGACCGCGCTGCAGAAACAGAGAAGAGATGTGCAGGTGTTTCGCCTGGCGAAGATACTCCCGATCAATCTCCGCAACCGTAAGCTCCGCCATCACTCCGGGATAGGTAAGGATGCGCCGCGTGGCGCCATGATGCAGCAGAATCGTCACTCCCGTCTGCGATTGCGCATGCACGACACCGAGTGGCAGGTCGACACCAACTTCATGTAGCCGTTCGAGCGCGATGGCGCCCAGCGGATCACCTCCGACCTTGGTGATAAAGCCCACCCGGCAGCCCAGCGCGGCGAGGTTATGCGCCAGGATGGAGGAAGAGCCACCAAGAGTCATACGGAAGTCTTTCGCCAGTACCTCCCGCTCGATAGGCAGCTCTTCCTCGAGACCATACAGAATCAGGTCGAGGTTGGTTTCACCGAGAACGACGAGGTCGAGCGCAGGCATCTTTAAAGAGTCACGACACGGCTGAGGTTGCGTGGGTTATCGGGATTCAGGCCCTTTGCCAGGCCGCGATAGCTGCCCAGCAACTGTCCCCACACCACATACACGATAATGCGTGCCAGCTCGGGCACGGGCAGATCGAGTTCTATGACCAGGTCGGCAAACTGCCGCAGATCCGGCGTGGCCAGGTTTGCAATCGCCAGTGTGCGGCTGCCAAGCTCCTTCATCTCACGAAGCACGGCAACTTCTGCATCGAAGGCCGACTCAGAGAGCAGGGCAGTAACAACTGTGTCTGGCCCGACAATGGACTTCGGTCCGTGGCGGAACTCGAGTGAATGGAAGAACTGGGCGTAGCTGGACGAGGACTCCATCACCTTCAACGCAGTCTCCTGGGCAATGGCATAAAGCGGCCCCTGCCCCAGGAAGGCAAAGTCTTCAACCGGAGCCTTGGCGAAGGCCTCCACCTGCGGCCCATAGACCTCCAGAAGGCGCTCGAGGTGATCAGGTAGCGCACGGAGAGCAAAGAGAAAGGCTTCGTCCCCTGCCAGGACCGCGGCCAGATATTGAAGGCCGAGCACCATGGAGGTGAACGATGCGGTCATCACCGTGCTCTCTTCCACGACCGGAAACTTCAGCACGCGCGGTGTCATCTGCTCCAGCTCGCGACCGTCGCAGGTTACAGCAAGAAAATCGACAGCTTTGCTCTGTAACAGAGCAGCAACCTGCAATACTTCAGAGGTATGTCCCGAGCGTGAGATCAGAATGGGGAAATAACGGGAGGCATCCTGCGGCAACGTCAGCGCTGGAAAGAGCAGAATCTCAGAAGCCGGCACCGCCCGAGCCGGGACACCGAGCAGCGAGGTCACACTCGCGGCCGCCGCCTGGGCGAGATAGAAACTGGTTCCGCAGCCGACAAAGACCCATTCCTTCTTCTCAGGCTCGCACCCTTGCACCAACGCACGCAGATCAGCAGCGGCCAGGGCCTGCAGGCAGTCGCGCCACACTTTTGGCTGGCCATAGATTTCAGTAAGTGTTTGAATCTTGAACGGCATGCAAAGGAACTCCTTCAGAACAACGGGCCAGTGCCTAAGATACGGCGAGGCTGGCCAGACACTCCAACGATGCTAGCATCAAAAGAAACATTAAGTAATAAAACGAAACACGCGACTTGCCACCCGGAGATTCAGGAAGGCAGCGCAGCCAGACAACATTCTTTGTTCAATTACGTCAGCCGGAGAGTCTATGGGTCGTTCTAATTCCACGACAGCTTTTTACACCTATCTTTTGTTGTCCGTTGCCGGCCTTGGCGGGCTTTTGTACGGCATTGATGTTGGCATCATCTCGGGCGCGTTGCTGTACCTGGAAAAGACAGTAGATCTCACCGTTAGCCAAACTTCCATCCTGGTAGCTGCCGTCCTTGGCGGAAGCACGTTGTCCTCGCTGATCGCCGGCTTCATGGCCGACTGGTTCGGCCGTAAAAAGATGATCATCGTCAGCGGCGTGCTCTTTGTTCTGAGCATCGTGCTCATCGTTTTGTCGCAGGGGTTCTGGCCGCTGCTCTTCGGCCGCATTCTGCAGGGCCTCAGTGGCGGCATTATCGGCGTCGTCATTCCGCTGCACCTGGCTGAGAGCCTTCCTCCCTCCACGCGCGGACGTGGTTCAGCCATCTTTCAATTCCTGCTGACTCTCGGGATCGTCGTCGCGGCCGGCATCGGCGTGTATTACAGTCGTGGCGCTGAGCAACTTATCGCCGCCGCCAATGGCAACTCCTCCATCATTCGCGCGGCACAGGACCATGCCTGGCGCGGCATGTTCCTGTCCGTCATTTATCCCGGGACCCTCTACCTGCTGAGCACTTTCTTTGTCAGCGAGTCGCCGCGGTGGCTGCACCGCCGCGGCCGCCGCGAAGAGGCACGAACCGCGCTGGAAAAGATCGTCTCTCCCGCAGAAGCGGAGCGCGAACTGCTCGAGATGGACTCGGTGGTAGCGCCGCAGTCCGGGTCGTCGTCCAAACCCGCCTTCGCGGGGTCTCTGCTCCAGCGCAGGTACATCGTTCCCTTCGTTCTTGCCTGCGTCATCCTTGGCTGCAATCAGGGAACCGGCATCAACTCCGTGCTTGGATATCTCTCCGTCATCCTGAAGCAGGCAGGGATGACAGCCACCGAAGCTACGCGTGGCGATTTCGCTGTAAAGCTGCTTAACTGTCTGACGACCGTGATCGCCGTAGCGCTGGTAGACCGGAAGGGCCGCAAATTCCTCCTGATGCTCGGAACCGGTTGCATCGTACTGGCACTCGGAATTGGCGGATCGCTGTTCCGGATTTCTGAGGCGAAGCGTATTGAAGTCGCCGATCAGGTGCGCACGCTCGTGCAGGGCAACCATCTCAGCGTCACCCCTGAGTTCGTCCGCGATCAAGGCGGAGACAGCAGTCTGACGGTGCTCTACAACTACGGCGACGGCGAGAAGATCGCCACCCTGAGCGCAAACGACAAGGAAGCGCTGCAGGTCGCACCCGAAAAAGCTAAGCCCAACGCACCGCTGAAGATCACCCGCGCCTTCGTCGCTCCCCTGCCCTCGCGCCAGACTGCGTGGCTGATCGCTCTTAGTCTGGCCTTCTTTATCGCCGGCTATGCCGTCGGTCCAGGAGTCGTCGTTTGGCTGGCTCTCTCCGAATTGATGCCGACCCGCATTCGCTCTGTTGGGATGGGCATTGCGCTGCTCATCAATCAGGGCGTTTCCACTACGATCGCCGGCGTCTTCCTGCCGGTCGTCTCTTCACACGGCTACGCGGCCATGTTCTACTTCTGGGCCGCCTGCAGCCTGGTCTACTTCCTGACTGCCACGTTCTTCCTGCCGGAAACCAAAGGAAGAACCCTCGAAGAGATAGAGGCCATCTTCGCCAGAGAGAAGCATTCCGAGATGCCTGAGACAGCCAGATAACCCACAGCAGCGTCTCAGAACACAGAAGGGCCGGCAAGATGCCGGCCCTTCTTGATTGGCAAACAGTTGTGACCCGCATCACAGATCGAAGTACCAGAACTCGATACAGTACCGCTATCGATGGTCGAAAAGGGATTGCGGGTGCAACACCTCAGCGACCCCGAAATAGACCGAGTGAACCGCCGGCCGGGGTAACCCGGAGGACGCCCAGACCCGAAAAAATCGACCGCGTCCTCGAGATGCTGTCGAGGCCTGGGACTATGAGAATAGTGCTCACCCAAGGGCTGCGATGGCAGTGATCCACCTTGACTGACTCGGTGAACACAAGCCAACCAAACGGATGACTGCCTTCCGTCGCAGCCCTTTTCTCTTGTGGCTTTGTCTCACACATTGCAGCCGATCAAACCTGCTATGCACCTCACAAGCAATCCTGCTTTGGCAGCGCTATGCTATCTTCTCGAAGCCGCTGTGCAATCTCGAGGCACAGCCCTGTGCCATCTCGATCACAGGCTAGCTGGAAGGGGTCGAGCCGCATGTCTGAAATCAGCACGCAAAACGCGCCAGAGCTGGATCCATCACTGACGGGCACGCTGCTGCTGGTGGTTCAGTTCGACGTCTGCGAAGAGATTCAGATCGACCAGTTAGCCCAGGCTCTTGGCATTCCTACGGTTTCTCAGTCCGGCACGCGGCCATCTGCACCCGTCTATGGGAGATATGAAAGGCCGCCTCTGGTTGAACCGTTCGAAGACGTGCTGTTCCCGGGCGAAGGAAAGCTTAGCGGTGAGGTCAAATACTACGATTACGGCGTCCTCAGTGTCCTGATACACCTGCCGTTCCGTGGTGACTGGTCCTCACTCATCAGGCAGACTGCCCACTGGATGTGGGAAGTAGACCTCGCGGCCCATGCCGAGCGCATTGTGCATGAGAAGGTCGCACGAGCGACAACCTGCATGATCAAGCCATACAAGCGTTACCTGAGTGAAGAGTATGTCATCTTCCACACCCGGAACGTCTCCGGAGTCTGGAACGCGGCGCAGATGCTCTCCCAGCATGGTCCTCGGATCGCCCAGGTCGTACGCGGTGATAGTGGTGAGCTCTCCGAGGGCGAGGTCACAGAGGTGTTACGGTCGCAGATCTCCTACTACACCACCGACCTGGCGGTGGTTGGCTGGAACGCTGCATTCCTGTACGACACGACAGCAGGAGCGAAGGACGCGGTTCAACTGTTGGAGTATGCCAATTCCCAGTTACTGGAGCTTCGCTACTACGATGAGTTGCTCACGCAGGAACTGGCAGGGGTTTACAAGCAGCTCGAGAAAAAGACCGGAACCTTCGCTCGATGGAGACTGGCTGGTTCCGCCACCCGGCTGCAGACAACGCTGCTGGAAGTCTCTGAGCTGACCGAACGGGTCGATAACGCCATCAAGTTCCTAAGCGATATGTTTGCCGCACGTCTGTATCGACTGGCTGCTACGAGGGTCGGTGTATCGGATTACCGGAATATCGTCACGGCGAAGGTCCATGTCGCCGAAGATCTCTACCGATACATGGTCGATCAATTCAATCAGAGCCGCGCCTTCCTGCTCGAACTGACCGTTGTCATCATCCTGGTTGTGGAGCTGATCTTCCTCTTCCGCGGAAAAGGCTTCTAACTCCTGTTATTTCTTGCTGGAAGGCGCGTGCTCTCGCACGCGCCTATCCTTTCAACCGCGTTAGTGCGTAGCGAGTTTATGTTGGCGCAGCCAGTCGGCCAGCTCCGCCGGACGATTTGTCTGGATACCCGCTGCCCCCAGATCGAGAGCTTTCTGCCAGACCTCAGGCGTATCCGCATCGCCCAAGCGGTCCACGAAGATGCTGGCGTGTGCGGCCTTTGCGCAGTCGATCACAGGGTCCTTGAAGTCATTGGCGTCGAAGGCAATGACCTGCGGTTGCAGACCGCGGACAAGGAATTTGCAGATATCCGATGTAATAGCCTCCGGCATGACCTTCAGCGAGGGGCGGATCTTGCGCACGTCATACAGAAAAAACGGATTGCCATAGATCACGACGTGATCCTGCATGTCGTGTTTCACGATCGTATCCACCAGTTGCTGCGGATCGGCGTACTTTGTATCGACGTAGATGTTGATCTTTCCATGGGCAAGATCAAGGGCCTCCTCGAACGTTGGAACCTTGGTTCCCGCAAACGCAGGTGAGAACTTCGAGCCCGCATCCAGTGCGCGGATCTCGTCGAAGGTATGCTTGTGCACCTCTCCTGTTCCATTCGTCGTACGGTCAAGCGTGCTGTCGTGCATGAGTACCAGCTTGCCGTCCGAGGTGGTACGGACATCCAGCTCAAAGTAGTCCGCACCCACATCGATGGCAGCCTGAAACGCAGCCAGGGTATTTTCGGGATGATGCAGGTGTTCCCCGCGATGAGCGATCACCCGGATCTTGCCGTCACTCTCCAGTGGCTGCCATGCCGTTTGAGCCGCAGCCATTCCACTAAGGGAGATACAGCAAAGAAGAAGTTTTCCCAATGATGTATGCATCGTTCTTACACAATCCTTTTTCATAACTGATGATTTGTCTTCTTCAAAAGCGCAGGCGGCCGACGATCAGCAGCGAACGCGGATCCTGTGCTCCCGTTACCTGACCGAAGTTCGCGTTGCTGATGTTAGTGCCAAGTCCAGAGAACTGCGGATGATTGAAGGCGTTATGCGCGTCTACACGAAGTGCGAACACGACACGTTCTCGTAGAGGTATCTCCCGCATCACGCTCAGGTCCCATACATTCTGGCCCGGACCATAGAGCGCCGCACGCGGCGAGTTACCCAGCGTATTCGGCGGAGTGAGGGCAAAGGCGGAGGTATTGAACCACTTCTGAACGGTGCGCGAACCTCGCGAGATGTTCGGATCGCCAACCTTGGTGACATACTGGGCGCCGGAGAAGATGCCCAACTGGTTTGCCTGCGTAATGAAGTACGGATAGCCCTTCTGGAACTGAGCCACCGTGCTTACCTTCCAATGACCGATCACCTGTGAAAGTACCGGGACATTCTGCAGGTACTTGCCTCCCGCGCCAAACGGAGGTGCATAGACCGTCGACAGCGAGAAGCGCTGAGGGATATTGTTCATTGCCGTTCCCCACTGCGCCCGCAGATTGTAATAGTTCTGTACTCCCACGGCATTCGCACGCGAAGGTCCATCCACGTCGTCCAGCGAACGCGCCCAGGTGTAGGCAGCGCGCACAGAGACACCGTTGCTCCAGCGATGGCTCAGCGTCGCATACATGGCGGCATAGGAGGTAGCGCCTCCGTTTTTCAGCGCTGTTACCGTCAGGAACTGCGGGTAAGGACGCAGACTTTGCGCCGTGCTCAATCCGAAGCAGCAGTTTGCGGACGGCTGAATCTGATTGATGGGCACGCTGATCGGCAGATGCACGCCGTGATTGCCGGCGTAGTCGACCTCTGCGATCCAGTCATGACCCAGGTCATGCTCGACGCCGAACTGCCACTCCTGCAGATAGGGCAGCACAGCGGTCTGAGGTAGTTGTGTCGGACTGAACGAAGGCTTGGTCAGGCTGGTTGGAATCAACGGGTTTCCATTCGCATCAGCGTTCGGGCTATAGGGAGGAACACCCTGGCTCAATTGGAAGGGTGCGGTCACGCCCGGATTGGAGCTCTGGAAGCTGACTGCGACCGTCGAAGCCGAGGTAAGCCCTGCCGTGCCAAAACCAATGCTGGGCAGTTGATAGATACCGTATCCGCCACGAACCACGGTCTTGCGGAAGAGCCGGTAGTTGAAGCCTGCGCGCGGCAGAATGCCCGTATAAATATTCGGGATCAGGCTATGAGGAGCACCGTTATATCCCGCAAACTGGATACCGCCAAGCTTGTTGGTGGTGGGATCGGTGATGTTTGGATTGAACGTGTACATGTTGTTGTGCTTCTCAGAGAACGGACCGTCAAACTCATAGCGAAGGCCGAGGTTGATGGTCAGCTTCTCTGAGAGCCGGTAGTCGTCCTGGATATAGCCGGTGAAGTAGTTGAGATTCTCGTGGAAGATCGTGTTGGTTGTGCTGATGCTTGCGCTTGCAGGCAGACCGAGTTCGAGATCGGTAATCCCCAGACCGGACTGGCCATTCGCCGTGCTAAAGGTTCCCGTGAACCCATAGCTGCCGGACAGGACTCCGGGTGTGTAGTAGCTATAGGCGTAACGCATGACCTCGCCGCCGATCGAGAGGGTGTGACGGCCAAGCTGCAGCGCCACAGCATCGTTCACAATGATGTGACCGTCCCTCGTCTTGGCGTAAGAACCCGCGCCAAAGCTGGCGAACTGCGTCGTGGAGATGCTGGGAAACTGCGTCAGCGGCACACCCTTCAGACCAATCTCAGCGGGGGCCGGCTGAGGCCGGCTGAAGTTCTCTTCCGAGACGTAGCCGATACGAGCCTCGTTCGAGATACGCGGAGAGAAGATGTGGCTCCAGGACATCTCATAGTGATCGTCAACCCAACCGTTTACTGCTGAAGTATTCGCCGCATTTGGAATGAACTGGACCGGCTGGTTGGTCGGGCCGTCACGCGAGAACTTTGCCCAGATGTGGTCATAGTCCGAGGCGTTGAAGTCGACACGATCGGCGTTGTAGAGATAGCTGCTGTGCGCCACCGGATTGACGCAGTAGTTGTTGGTCACGGCACCGACGGTATAGCTGCAGTTTGGCTGGGGAAAGAAGGAGAGGATGCTCATACCCACGGGATCAAGCCGATTGGTGGGAATGATATTGCCCTTGAACGCGGTCCTGCTGATCTTGCCGTTCGTAACCACTGTCGTGTTCGGATCGTAGACAGTAGGTGTAGCGCCGCCCAGTGCGGAAGGTCCGGAGAAATCACCACTACGCTCTTCCACGGTGGGCACATTGGTGTTCAACGTGCTGGCTGAGTTATTCAACGTATTTTCCCAGTCCGTAAAGAAGTAGAGGCGATGCTTGCGTCCGTCAAAGATCCGCGGAATCCATACCGGTCCGCCCAGCGAGCCGCCAAAGTAGTTGAACGATTGCGCCGGAATCACCGCGTTTGGAGCCGTAAAGTAGCCGCGCGCATTCAGCGCCTGCGAGCTATAGGACTCAAAGGCCGAACCATGGAACTTGTCCGTTCCGGACTTCGTGGTCGTAAGAATAGCGCCGCCGCCCGTCTGACCGTATTGCGCTGAGAACGGCGACGTCAGTACCTGCAACTCTTCTGTTGAGTCGGGCGTAGGAATCAGACCATAGGTGCCATCGACGCCCATGTTGCTGGGCAGGCCATCGATGATGATGGGATTCGAGACCGGCCTGCCACCACCCAGCGAAAGGTTATTCACATTGGAGTAGTCCTGGCTGGTACTGGAGGCGCCCGCGAAGGTCTTGGTAATCAGAAACTCATTCGCGCCCTTGCTTCCAGTCGTCTCCGGCAGATCGACCAGTTCCTGCCCGCTGAGCTCGCCGCCGATCTGCGCGTTCACGGTATTCAGCGTGTTGGAATCGCCGGTGACCGTGACAACTTCAGAGGTGGCACCGGGCTTGAGCACCGTGTCGACGACAAGTTCCTGGTTCAACACCAGGTTTTGAGCGTTCGTCACGTACTGGGCAAAGCCGCTCCTCTCAAAGCGGACCGTATAGCTGCCCGGCTTCAAGAAGGAGACACGATAGGCTCCGGACTTGTTCGTTACCGTCTTGTAGTCCGTTGCCGTGCTGTTCTCATGCACAGTGACGGCGACGTCGGGAATCACGGCTCCATCCGCATCCTTAACAAGGCCGCTGATCGAGGCATAGAAGGTCTGCGCGAAGACAGGCCCACTCGACAACAGCGTGCAACACAGCACGACTGCGGCGAAGAGCAGCCCTGATCTCCTGCCGTCTCCTCTGGAGCGGCGCAGGCTGGCGAGAGTATTTTTCCTGTAAGTGTGAAGTAGGGCTTCCGCGTCTATGGGCGTTTTCCGCAATGAAAACGCCGCTGCACGCCCCTTCCGGGATACCCAGCAACAGGGAAAATGCTCTAGTACATGGGAGAAAGAGATGGTGCGGTTCATAAAGTCTCCAGAAACTTTCGGTGTTCGTCATCGCAGGCGAAACGTGGAGAAGGCCCGCTGCTCTCGAAGAGGCGGGAAGATTCAGGCTCGATGGGTGAACAGTAACGGACGGATGTTAATAGGTGACAAAACAATCCCGAATTATGTGAATTATTTTCATTACCCGGAAACACTTTCACCGCGGGAACACCTGTTCTCTTTGCATTGCATCTTCAGGGAACACGCTATAATCGTGCGGACGCCCATAGGATTGCCAGACCGGAATGAGTGAAACTGCTGAACATTCAAGACTTGATTCGATCGTGCAGTTGTTAAAAATGAACACATCGGCATCCATTGCCGAGATCGCCGAGAGCGTTCACGTCTCGCAGATGACCGTACGCCGCGATCTGCAAAAGCTGGTCGAAGCCGGACAGGTCATCCGCATTCCGGGCGGAGCCCGCATCGAGCACTGGCGCGGAGCCGAGCGCAGCTTCTTCGAGCGCCTGGAGAAGATGTCGCACGCCAAACGCAGCATCGGTGCGGCAGCCGCGGCCCTGGTGAACGACGGAGAGTCCGTGGTGCTGGATTCCGGCACCACCACGCTCCATGTCGCGCGAGAGTTACGCGCCCGCCGAAATGTTGTGGTGTTCACCTTTTCCCTGGCGGCGCTGGAAGAACTCACCTCCGCCGAAGGCATCCGGGTTGAGCTCACCGGCGGTGTTTACCGTTCCAGCAGCCATGACCTTATCGGGCACTCAGTCGCCAAGAGCCTGACCTCGATCTTTGCCGACACGGTGATCTTCGGCGCCGCGGCGGTCTCGTTCAGCCGGGGCGTCATGGTCCACGATCCCGATGCGCAGCATGAGCTGCTGCAGGCCGGCAAGCGCAAAGTCCTGGTGGTCGACAGCAGCAAAATTGGAACGGAGGCTACCTATCGCCTCTGCGGTATCGAGGACTGCGATCTGATTCTTACAGACAAGGGCATCTCGCCGGAGGACCTGGCTCGCCTGGGACAGATGACGAAGGTTCAGGTCGCAACGCACTAATATTAACGTTCCTTGTACAGCGGTTCGGTAGCCTGAGGCAGAATGCCATCGCTACGGACCAGCGAACTGGAATCACACGGCGTTGAGGAACATGTCGCGGCGGCGCTTGCGAAAACGCACGACTTTTTCACGCCCGATATCCCAGTGTTGCTTGCGCGCGCCCCTGGACGGCTGGATGTGATGGGCGGCAACGTCGACTATACCGGCGGCGCGGTCCTGCAGGGTCTGCTGCAGGAGGCAGTATGGGCAGCCTGCCAGTTTCGCTCTGACGAGACCGTGCGGGTGCTCAATCCCGGCGCTGCTCGTTATGGCTGGAAGACACGTTTCGAGCTCAACCTGAGCGAGTTATCCGATGCAAGTGCCATACAGGCAATGTGCAACGCAGAGGAAGGCAGCTTCTGGGGACGCTATGTCCTGGGAGCCGTTTACTTTCTCAAGAGTCACTTCGAAGGCACTGGAGCACTGGATACACCAGGCGGCCTCAACCTTTTCCTCCACTCCGACCTTCCGCCTAACAAGGGAGTCAGTTCCTCGGCTGCGCTGACCATCGCCGCACTCAAAGCCATCTCTGCCGCCTGGGGCATTCCACTCAGCGCCGTGGCCCTGGCAACCGCGGGGCAATGGGTTGAGAACGTTGTCGCCGGAGCCGCGTGCGGCATCATGGATCAGGCCGCGATTGTGCTGGGCAGAGACAGCCATCTCCTTCCCATACTCTGCCAACCATGTCTTCCCTCCCCTGCCATCGCTCTGTCCGACGGTCTTCGGATATGGGGCATCGACTCGATGGCCCCGCGCTCCACCACCGGCACTGCCTATGAAACTGCGCGTGCAGCGGCGTTCATGGGATACCGCATGATCTGCGAGAAGGAAGGACTTGCAGTCAGCCCCGATGCAAGCTCAGACATTCCACGCTGGGTTGATACACGCTGGAATGGTTATCTTTCCAATGTGCCTCACCCAGTGTTCCGCA
This genomic window from Terriglobus albidus contains:
- a CDS encoding carboxypeptidase regulatory-like domain-containing protein, with the translated sequence MRKTPIDAEALLHTYRKNTLASLRRSRGDGRRSGLLFAAVVLCCTLLSSGPVFAQTFYASISGLVKDADGAVIPDVAVTVHENSTATDYKTVTNKSGAYRVSFLKPGSYTVRFERSGFAQYVTNAQNLVLNQELVVDTVLKPGATSEVVTVTGDSNTLNTVNAQIGGELSGQELVDLPETTGSKGANEFLITKTFAGASSTSQDYSNVNNLSLGGGRPVSNPIIIDGLPSNMGVDGTYGLIPTPDSTEELQVLTSPFSAQYGQTGGGAILTTTKSGTDKFHGSAFESYSSQALNARGYFTAPNAVIPAQSFNYFGGSLGGPVWIPRIFDGRKHRLYFFTDWENTLNNSASTLNTNVPTVEERSGDFSGPSALGGATPTVYDPNTTVVTNGKISRTAFKGNIIPTNRLDPVGMSILSFFPQPNCSYTVGAVTNNYCVNPVAHSSYLYNADRVDFNASDYDHIWAKFSRDGPTNQPVQFIPNAANTSAVNGWVDDHYEMSWSHIFSPRISNEARIGYVSEENFSRPQPAPAEIGLKGVPLTQFPSISTTQFASFGAGSYAKTRDGHIIVNDAVALQLGRHTLSIGGEVMRYAYSYYTPGVLSGSYGFTGTFSTANGQSGLGITDLELGLPASASISTTNTIFHENLNYFTGYIQDDYRLSEKLTINLGLRYEFDGPFSEKHNNMYTFNPNITDPTTNKLGGIQFAGYNGAPHSLIPNIYTGILPRAGFNYRLFRKTVVRGGYGIYQLPSIGFGTAGLTSASTVAVSFQSSNPGVTAPFQLSQGVPPYSPNADANGNPLIPTSLTKPSFSPTQLPQTAVLPYLQEWQFGVEHDLGHDWIAEVDYAGNHGVHLPISVPINQIQPSANCCFGLSTAQSLRPYPQFLTVTALKNGGATSYAAMYATLSHRWSNGVSVRAAYTWARSLDDVDGPSRANAVGVQNYYNLRAQWGTAMNNIPQRFSLSTVYAPPFGAGGKYLQNVPVLSQVIGHWKVSTVAQFQKGYPYFITQANQLGIFSGAQYVTKVGDPNISRGSRTVQKWFNTSAFALTPPNTLGNSPRAALYGPGQNVWDLSVMREIPLRERVVFALRVDAHNAFNHPQFSGLGTNISNANFGQVTGAQDPRSLLIVGRLRF
- a CDS encoding SIS domain-containing protein; its protein translation is MPFKIQTLTEIYGQPKVWRDCLQALAAADLRALVQGCEPEKKEWVFVGCGTSFYLAQAAAASVTSLLGVPARAVPASEILLFPALTLPQDASRYFPILISRSGHTSEVLQVAALLQSKAVDFLAVTCDGRELEQMTPRVLKFPVVEESTVMTASFTSMVLGLQYLAAVLAGDEAFLFALRALPDHLERLLEVYGPQVEAFAKAPVEDFAFLGQGPLYAIAQETALKVMESSSSYAQFFHSLEFRHGPKSIVGPDTVVTALLSESAFDAEVAVLREMKELGSRTLAIANLATPDLRQFADLVIELDLPVPELARIIVYVVWGQLLGSYRGLAKGLNPDNPRNLSRVVTL
- a CDS encoding DeoR/GlpR family DNA-binding transcription regulator encodes the protein MSETAEHSRLDSIVQLLKMNTSASIAEIAESVHVSQMTVRRDLQKLVEAGQVIRIPGGARIEHWRGAERSFFERLEKMSHAKRSIGAAAAALVNDGESVVLDSGTTTLHVARELRARRNVVVFTFSLAALEELTSAEGIRVELTGGVYRSSSHDLIGHSVAKSLTSIFADTVIFGAAAVSFSRGVMVHDPDAQHELLQAGKRKVLVVDSSKIGTEATYRLCGIEDCDLILTDKGISPEDLARLGQMTKVQVATH
- a CDS encoding carbohydrate kinase family protein gives rise to the protein MPALDLVVLGETNLDLILYGLEEELPIEREVLAKDFRMTLGGSSSILAHNLAALGCRVGFITKVGGDPLGAIALERLHEVGVDLPLGVVHAQSQTGVTILLHHGATRRILTYPGVMAELTVAEIDREYLRQAKHLHISSLFLQRGLHAGLPELCRDLRASGCTVSLDTNDDPDDQWGSILDSMLDAIDLLLPNDDEALRMTRCDNLDEAIDRLARRVPVVAVKQGRSGSVVRQGSQCWHIPAISVAAVDTIGAGDSFNAGFLKAFLAEEPLPICAAMGNVAAALSTQRPGGTEAFRDTEFRKAFLAQHISRA
- a CDS encoding glycerophosphodiester phosphodiesterase, which produces MAAAQTAWQPLESDGKIRVIAHRGEHLHHPENTLAAFQAAIDVGADYFELDVRTTSDGKLVLMHDSTLDRTTNGTGEVHKHTFDEIRALDAGSKFSPAFAGTKVPTFEEALDLAHGKINIYVDTKYADPQQLVDTIVKHDMQDHVVIYGNPFFLYDVRKIRPSLKVMPEAITSDICKFLVRGLQPQVIAFDANDFKDPVIDCAKAAHASIFVDRLGDADTPEVWQKALDLGAAGIQTNRPAELADWLRQHKLATH
- a CDS encoding MFS transporter translates to MGRSNSTTAFYTYLLLSVAGLGGLLYGIDVGIISGALLYLEKTVDLTVSQTSILVAAVLGGSTLSSLIAGFMADWFGRKKMIIVSGVLFVLSIVLIVLSQGFWPLLFGRILQGLSGGIIGVVIPLHLAESLPPSTRGRGSAIFQFLLTLGIVVAAGIGVYYSRGAEQLIAAANGNSSIIRAAQDHAWRGMFLSVIYPGTLYLLSTFFVSESPRWLHRRGRREEARTALEKIVSPAEAERELLEMDSVVAPQSGSSSKPAFAGSLLQRRYIVPFVLACVILGCNQGTGINSVLGYLSVILKQAGMTATEATRGDFAVKLLNCLTTVIAVALVDRKGRKFLLMLGTGCIVLALGIGGSLFRISEAKRIEVADQVRTLVQGNHLSVTPEFVRDQGGDSSLTVLYNYGDGEKIATLSANDKEALQVAPEKAKPNAPLKITRAFVAPLPSRQTAWLIALSLAFFIAGYAVGPGVVVWLALSELMPTRIRSVGMGIALLINQGVSTTIAGVFLPVVSSHGYAAMFYFWAACSLVYFLTATFFLPETKGRTLEEIEAIFAREKHSEMPETAR
- a CDS encoding galactokinase — protein: MPSLRTSELESHGVEEHVAAALAKTHDFFTPDIPVLLARAPGRLDVMGGNVDYTGGAVLQGLLQEAVWAACQFRSDETVRVLNPGAARYGWKTRFELNLSELSDASAIQAMCNAEEGSFWGRYVLGAVYFLKSHFEGTGALDTPGGLNLFLHSDLPPNKGVSSSAALTIAALKAISAAWGIPLSAVALATAGQWVENVVAGAACGIMDQAAIVLGRDSHLLPILCQPCLPSPAIALSDGLRIWGIDSMAPRSTTGTAYETARAAAFMGYRMICEKEGLAVSPDASSDIPRWVDTRWNGYLSNVPHPVFRTYHEHWLPKSLSGHEFLERYEEHIDPFTAIEPTREYPVRAAVRYAVEENFRVRMASSLLEATAWDVSESSLQLIGKVLCQSHHAYSECGLGSKECDDLVDRALKAGFPGAKMTGGGAGGVVAILGRTEDRRKFLRLAEEYARDRGATPHIFEGSSDGTDAFGLRTLQFKTGKGWVCC